Proteins encoded by one window of Cellvibrio sp. KY-GH-1:
- a CDS encoding alpha/beta hydrolase, with the protein MRKKLLLLLAAATWLGGCGEQQVATTSAPALLKPCPGFVETGKPPLVYGAECGSLLVRENPADPASKEIAVEILRLPAITPAPQQDPLFLIQGGPGGSSIEMASFIHPVFADVRKNRDLIFVDQRGTGKSNPLRCEQLSSAEMRLPDAEQMDIYFQRMQQCATKYKDSLPFYTTLHGVQDLDAVRQALGYNKVNLWGVSYGTRVALEYAKHYPQSTRTIILDGVAPKEIALSKFSGRDALKALNAVNAECLAQSECATAFGDILQKAEKVYARLHLAEQSGTPVQLTFAHPVNQQVEQLTLTAKNFSMLIFNALYSRDLTVLLPQAISEAEHENYRLLATLFSMAMDQSQKMNIADAMHFSVLCNEDWHFVSATDVETTAPFFGMSLIKDKATVCHFWPKASLPEDYFTPVISEVPALLLSGKHDPVTPEVWAELAAKDLPNATRLQAAGGNHGVSYEGCLPQIIAQFIERASMQDVKADCVGNIKPLPFMLGANQKKSSSSSLSSAASSVVTAEGVTP; encoded by the coding sequence ATGAGAAAAAAACTACTTTTATTGCTCGCTGCAGCAACCTGGCTGGGAGGCTGTGGTGAGCAGCAGGTCGCGACTACCTCAGCGCCGGCCTTGCTAAAACCTTGTCCTGGCTTTGTGGAAACCGGCAAGCCGCCACTGGTGTATGGCGCAGAATGCGGTAGCTTGTTAGTGAGAGAAAATCCGGCAGATCCGGCAAGCAAGGAAATAGCAGTAGAAATTTTACGCCTGCCGGCCATCACACCTGCGCCGCAGCAAGATCCATTGTTTTTAATTCAAGGGGGACCAGGTGGTTCCTCTATCGAAATGGCAAGTTTTATCCATCCTGTGTTTGCCGATGTGCGTAAGAACCGTGATTTAATTTTTGTTGATCAGCGCGGTACGGGCAAATCCAATCCCTTGCGTTGTGAACAACTATCCTCCGCTGAGATGCGTTTGCCAGATGCCGAGCAAATGGATATTTATTTTCAGCGTATGCAACAGTGCGCAACCAAGTATAAAGACTCACTGCCTTTCTATACTACCTTGCACGGTGTTCAGGATCTGGATGCCGTGCGGCAGGCGCTAGGTTATAACAAGGTCAATCTTTGGGGCGTTTCCTACGGCACCCGGGTTGCGCTCGAATACGCCAAGCATTATCCGCAATCGACGCGCACTATTATTCTCGATGGTGTTGCGCCAAAAGAAATTGCGTTGTCAAAATTTTCTGGGCGTGATGCGCTCAAAGCGTTGAATGCTGTCAATGCTGAATGCCTCGCCCAATCTGAGTGCGCGACAGCGTTTGGCGATATATTACAAAAAGCGGAAAAGGTTTATGCCCGCTTACACTTGGCTGAGCAAAGTGGTACGCCGGTACAATTAACATTTGCGCACCCGGTAAATCAACAGGTCGAGCAGTTAACGTTGACCGCTAAAAATTTTTCTATGCTGATTTTTAATGCGCTTTACTCGCGCGACCTCACGGTACTTTTGCCTCAGGCGATCAGCGAGGCGGAACATGAAAATTATCGCTTGCTGGCAACCTTATTTTCCATGGCGATGGATCAGTCCCAGAAAATGAACATTGCCGATGCCATGCATTTCAGCGTGCTCTGCAATGAAGATTGGCATTTTGTGTCAGCAACCGATGTTGAAACAACGGCCCCCTTTTTTGGCATGAGCCTGATAAAAGATAAAGCCACTGTCTGTCACTTTTGGCCCAAAGCAAGTTTGCCGGAAGATTATTTTACGCCTGTCATAAGCGAAGTGCCCGCGCTGCTGCTCTCCGGGAAGCATGACCCGGTTACGCCTGAAGTATGGGCAGAACTGGCAGCTAAAGATCTACCGAATGCGACGCGATTACAGGCCGCTGGCGGCAATCACGGTGTTTCCTATGAAGGTTGTCTGCCGCAAATTATCGCGCAGTTTATTGAGCGGGCATCCATGCAGGATGTAAAAGCAGATTGCGTAGGGAATATAAAACCTTTGCCGTTCATGCTTGGGGCTAATCAGAAAAAAAGCTCGTCGTCTTCCTTGAGCAGTGCGGCGTCCAGTGTGGTGACGG
- a CDS encoding GntR family transcriptional regulator, with product MFTLNPNSGIPIYRQLVEQVRRMIAGGQLQAGHELPSVRELAVEHAVNPMTISKAYSLLEVEGLLIRQRGKPMQIAPQKKSQLTEQARLQHLQPQLEQLVMAARQLEISDAQLISSLQKLLESPAE from the coding sequence GTGTTTACCCTTAACCCCAATTCTGGAATTCCTATCTATCGCCAATTGGTCGAGCAGGTGCGGCGGATGATCGCCGGTGGGCAGTTGCAGGCGGGGCATGAACTGCCGTCAGTGCGTGAACTCGCTGTTGAGCATGCGGTCAACCCCATGACGATTTCCAAAGCTTACAGTTTATTGGAAGTGGAGGGATTGCTTATTCGCCAGCGTGGCAAGCCTATGCAAATTGCACCGCAAAAAAAATCGCAACTAACAGAACAGGCGCGTTTACAACATTTGCAGCCGCAGCTGGAACAATTGGTGATGGCGGCGCGGCAGCTGGAAATTTCCGATGCGCAATTAATTTCCAGTTTACAAAAATTATTAGAAAGCCCTGCTGAGTAG